Proteins encoded within one genomic window of Eleutherodactylus coqui strain aEleCoq1 chromosome 1, aEleCoq1.hap1, whole genome shotgun sequence:
- the OMP gene encoding olfactory marker protein, whose amino-acid sequence MATQAKEVEFFFTEDTQLTKCMRIRALSLQQKNTKPQEGEKLLKPNEYVYRLDFIKQKLTFLWWKVQLKTPGEVIITGTSQHWTPDLTNLMTRQLLEPSAIFCKKTDDDEVECNEADAQEFGERLCELAKIRKVMFFILTFADGTEPGNVTCSVGFKA is encoded by the coding sequence ATGGCGACACAGGCAAAAGAAGTAGAGTTCTTCTTCACGGAAGACACCCAACTCACTAAGTGCATGCGCATACGAGCCCTTAGCCTCCAGCAGAAGAACACCAAGCCCCAAGAAGGTGAAAAGTTACTCAAACCCAACGAGTACGTCTATCGGCTGGACTTTATCAAACAAAAGTTGACGTTTTTGTGGTGGAAAGTCCAGCTTAAGACTCCAGGAGAGGTAATCATCACCGGAACGTCTCAACATTGGACTCCAGATCTCACTAACCTCATGACCAGACAGCTTCTGGAACCCTCAGCCATCTTCTGCAAAAAGACTGATGACGATGAGGTTGAGTGTAACGAGGCAGATGCCCAAGAGTTCGGAGAAAGGTTGTGTGAGCTCGCCAAGATTCGGAAGGTTATGTTCTTTATTCTGACTTTTGCCGATGGAACTGAACCGGGAAATGTCACGTGTTCTGTTGGATTCAAAGCCTAA